One window from the genome of Leishmania donovani BPK282A1 complete genome, chromosome 5 encodes:
- a CDS encoding double-strand-break repair protein rad21 homolog, putative → MFFSTYVLTKKGPLAKVWLAAHWDKRLTRHEVKVVDLSQTILHIVRPVVPIALRTSGELLVGVVRIYALKVKHLLKEATEATLFLRVTTLATKGSKAGVAGQHRTTSIDGVVVPVKGSDVEAVTFDWNADVAAKHGAVADAAEALGEGRFNAIADLLGNSHRIEVSETDKEDALLASAWYTVQPTSQAAGDELHTMQQDYDEIAKMRADLMAFGERASGSASTSKSKSSLSSMEKGRGSVAVDVDGMAFPAVGDELDIGVPLPDELPPGFPALDGQVPAGMIPTDPFLLPDMMNMNDEAAAAAQRSRPGRKMRPVNVCDLDSTTLSREAFEKCIADRSDILNSEPRRGPYDAQEEADRYTVTGSANAANAVATNPAMDAAPLSGVLNPALRLAYATALRQSAEEAVAMAAQAFRESMARRSEVPAGVGGALEADDAQVAAADLDGSSTLLPEEEVAQQRRKRGRDDSYGVDDSTMAAGVSASAQQTLERIRMELSLRAARDRKKPRTQSVASLVGASCALREVCRGLRRRDAARTFVDVLALASKQYVSAQQAPGSDEVQVTLNESALRLLAAA, encoded by the coding sequence ATGTTCTTCTCCACCTACGTGCTCACGAAGAAGGGCCCGCTCGCCAAGGTTTGGCTTGCCGCGCACTGGGACAAGCGACTCACCCGCCATGAAGTGAAGGTGGTTGACCTCAGTCAGACTATCCTCCACATTGTCCGCCCTGTCGTCCCGATCGCCCTGCGCACGTCCGGCGAGCTGCTCGTCGGTGTCGTGCGCATCTACGCACTGAAGGTGAAGCACctgctgaaggaggcgaCCGAGGCGACGCTCTTCTTGCGTGTGACGACTCTCGCGACGAAGGGTAGCAAGGCGGGTGTCGCCGGTCAGCACCGCACCACCTCGatcgacggcgtcgtggtGCCAGTGAAGGGCAGCGATGTCGAGGCCGTGACGTTTGACTGGAacgccgacgtcgccgcgAAGCACGGCGCGGTGGCAGACGCTGCTGAGGCTCTTGGCGAGGGCCGTTTTAATGCCATCGCTGATCTGCTGGGAAACAGCCACCGCATCGAAGTCTCCGAGACAGACAAGGAGGATGCCCTCCTGGCGTCGGCGTGGTACACAGTGCAGCCAACGTCGCAGGCGGCAGGCGACGAGCTTCACACCATGCAGCAGGACTACGACGAGATCGCTAAGATGCGGGCGGACTTGATGGCCTTCGGCgagcgcgccagcggcagcgccagcaccagtAAGAGCAAGTCGAGTCTGTCGAGTATGGAGAAGGGCcgtggcagcgtcgccgttgATGTGGACGGCATGGCGTTCCCCGCTGTCGGCGATGAGCTGGATATTGGCGTCCCGCTCCCTGACGAGCTACCGCCGGGCTTCCCTGCTCTGGACGGGCAGGTGCCGGCGGGCATGATACCAACCGACCCGTTCCTGCTGCCGGACATGATGAACATGaacgacgaggcggcggcggcggcgcagcggtcACGCCCAGGTCGAAAGATGCGGCCGGTGAACGTGTGCGACCTCGACTCCACGACTCTATCACGCGAGGCCTTCGAGAAGTGCATCGCAGACCGCAGCGACATTCTCAACAGCGAGCCGCGCCGTGGTCCCTACgacgcgcaggaggaggctgaTCGCTATACCGTGACGGGGTCCGCCAACGCGGCGAACGCGGTTGCTACTAACCCCGCGATGGACgcggcgcctctctctgGGGTTCTGAACCCGGCGCTTCGCCTCGCATAcgcgacagcgctgcggcagagcgcCGAGGAAGCTgtcgcgatggcggcgcaggcgttTCGGGAGTCGATGGCACGGCGAAGCGAAGTCCCTGCCGGCGTCGGGGGCGCCCTCGAGGCAGACGATGCGCAGGTTGCCGCGGCGGATCTGGACGGCAGCTCCACGTTGCTGccggaagaggaggtggcgcagcagcgtcgcaaGCGCGGCCGCGACGACAGTTACGGAGTCGATGACTCGACGATGGCTGCGGGTGTGTCGGCCAGTGCTCAGCAGACGCTGGAGCGCATTCGAATGGAGCTGTCGTTGCGCGCTGCGCGTGACCGCAAGAAGCCCCGCACGCAGTCGGTCGCCTCTCTCGTTGGTGCGAGCTGCGCGTTGCGGGAGGTGTGCCGTGGTCTACGCCGTCGCGATGCCGCGCGCACGTTTGTGGACGTCCTCGCACTGGCATCGAAACAGTACGTGAGCGCACAGCAGGCGCCGGGGTCTGATGAGGTGCAGGTGACCCTGAACGAGTCGGCCCTGCGTCTGTTGGCTGCGGCGTGA
- a CDS encoding stomatin-like protein codes for MLRRGTVLLQYGAQGASHPINSAPQEHPSGGSASSRMMMQRSQKMLLDPASFIERPPRNTFFNIVPQGHEYVVERLGRYHRTLDSGWWVVVPFIDKIRYNYNVKEQGIEIPNQSAITSDNVMVEIDGVLFLKIVDSCKASYNIENPVFNLINLAQTTMRSEIGRMSLDSLFRERASLNQSTVEVLRREANEWGIECKRYEIRDIVVSELVRRSMDLQAEAERKKRKLILESEGESTATINRANGMKIAQQCVADAEKYTAERQSEGAAAAIRVKAAAVSDNISIVSDAIEKAKHSNEAISLRVAESYIEKFGELAKESNTVVMSQPVSDPATFATQALSVFNTVATSAAKCSPPTGK; via the coding sequence ATGCTTCGTCGTGGAACTGTACTTCTTCAGTACGGGGCTCAAGGTGCCTCGCATCCCATCAACTCGGCCCCTCAAGAGCACCCTTCGGGAGGCAGCGCTTCCTCGCGCATGATGATGCAGCGTTCGCAGAAAATGCTGCTTGACCCTGCCTCTTTTATTGAGCGCCCACCACGAAATACGTTTTTCAACATTGTCCCGCAAGGCCACGAATACGTCGTGGAGCGACTTGGTCGCTATCACCGCACACTGGACTCTGGATGGTGGGTGGTGGTACCCTTCATCGATAAGATTCGTTACAACTACAATGTGAAGGAGCAGGGTATCGAAATTCCAAACCAATCAGCAATCACATCTGACAATGTGATGGTGGAGATTGACGGGGTTCTCTTTCTCAAGATCGTGGATTCCTGTAAAGCCAGTTACAATATTGAGAACCCCGTGTTCAACTTGATTAACTTGGCACAAACAACAATGCGCAGCGAGATCGGGCGGATGTCGCTGGATAGCCTCTTCAGGGAGCGGGCCAGTCTTAACCAGAGCACTGTGGAAGTGCTCCGTCGTGAAGCAAACGAGTGGGGTATTGAGTGCAAACGCTACGAAATCCGAGATATTGTTGTGAGCgagctggtgcgccgctcGATGGATCTGCAGGCTGAGGCAGAGCGAAAGAAGCGCAAGCTCATCCTAGAGAGCGAAGGTGAGTCTACCGCGACGATCAACCGTGCTAATGGTATGAAGATTGCGCAGCAGTGCGTTGCAGACGCTGAGAAATACACAGCTGAACGGCAGTctgaaggcgctgcagctgccatcCGAGTAAAGGCAGCTGCAGTGTCCGACAACATTTCCATCGTCTCCGATGCTATTGAAAAGGCGAAGCACAGCAACGAGGCCATCTCTCTCCGTGTGGCGGAAAGCTATATTGAGAAGTTTGGCGAACTGGCAAAAGAATCCAACACAGTGGTTATGTCTCAGCCAGTGAGTGATCCTGCGACGTTTGCAACCCAAGCACTCTCCGTGTTCAACACTGtcgccacctctgcggcTAAGTGTTCGCCGCCAACCGGCAAGTAG
- a CDS encoding ATPase, putative, which yields MLRRASVLLSLRPSEAYRQLVLRGDISTDENQISALPVFDRLYDDLVKYTKESKRIGVPKRQVELRPPNRLGIIPSLFLRREQEKKVEQALSDDNKAVYHPLSHVKGLYVWGGVGCGKTMLMDLLYDNAPPEIRKRRLHFHQFMLDMQKTSNSIRYKSKEEMQDPANRTNMVRYNISDNRRRTPDAEINLFDEVAQRMISDVELLCFDEVAVSDVAHAMILKRLFHSFYKIGLVVIFTSNRPLEDLYKDGLNRGGFIPFIDLVKKQCVIHHMKSNVDHRLLGHQADTYLTPMNSENNSKFEKLFLEMCKAMPATERKLEVFGRDVIVPRACGGVCYFHFYELCGGEKSAADYEVIAKTFHTIFINGVPQFPYENSDVKSRFLLLIDTLYGHRCKVMIHAAVEPPQLQAPKEEAAGRIEGDAQRFDQLSEFERESGNKLVDADDSAFQMDRCVSRLYEMRTKEYLEIPHEPQEVDLSTR from the coding sequence ATGTTGCGGCGAGCGTCtgttctcctctccctccgacCTTCCGAGGCCTACCGGCAGCTTGTCTTGCGGGGCGACATCTCAACCGATGAAAATCAAATTAGTGCTCTGCCTGTGTTTGACCGTCTTTACGATGATTTGGTGAAGTACACAAAGGAGAGTAAGCGCATCGGCGTTCCGAAGCGGCAAGTGGAGCTTCGCCCTCCCAATCGTCTAGGAATTATCccgtctctttttcttcgtcgTGAGCAGGAGAAAAAGGTGGAGCAGGCCCTTAGCGATGACAATAAGGCGGTATACCATCCCCTGTCGCACGTGAAGGGGCTGTACGTctggggtggggtgggatGCGGCAAAACCATGCTCATGGACCTGCTGTACGATAATGCGCCCCCCGAGATCCGCAAGCGGCGCCTTCACTTTCACCAGTTCATGCTGGATATGCAGAAGACGTCGAACTCGATCCGCTACAAGTCGAAGGAGGAGATGCAAGATCCTGCAAACCGGACAAACATGGTGCGCTACAACATCAGTGACAATCGCCGCCGAACCCCGGATGCCGAGATCAATCTGTTcgacgaggtggcgcagcggatGATCAGCGATGTTGAGCTTCTTTGCTTCGACGAGGTGGCCGTCTCTGATGTGGCACACGCCATGATTCTCAAGCGTCTCTTCCATTCATTCTACAAGATCGGCCTTGTGGTCATCTTCACTTCAAACCGCCCCCTTGAAGACTTGTACAAGGATGGCCTGAACCGTGGCGGGTTCATTCCTTTCATTGATCTGGTGAAGAAGCAGTGTGTTATTCATCACATGAAGAGCAACGTCGACCATCGGTTGCTCGGCCACCAGGCGGACACCTACCTCACCCCGATGAACAGTGAGAACAACTCCAAGTTCGAAAAGCTGTTCCTCGAGATGTGCAAGGCGATGCCTGCGACGGAGCGGAAGCTTGAGGTGTTTGGGCGCGACGTCATTGTGCCGCGGGCATGTGGAGGTGTGTGCTACTTCCACTTCTATGAGCTCTGCGGCGGTGAAAAGTCTGCGGCAGACTACGAGGTGATTGCCAAGACGTTTCACACGATCTTCATTAATGGTGTGCCCCAGTTTCCGTACGAGAACAGCGATGTGAAGAGCCGGTTTCTGTTGCTCATCGATACGCTGTACGGGCATAGGTGCAAGGTAATGATTCACGCTGCGGTtgagccgccgcagctgcaagCTCCGAAAGAAGAGGCCGCAGGCAGAATAGAAGGCGATGCTCAACGGTTCGATCAGCTTTCCGAGTTCGAGCGCGAAAGTGGTAATAAGCTAGTGGATGCGGATGATAGCGCGTTCCAAATGGACCGGTGTGTGTCGCGTCTGTACGAGATGCGCACAAAGGAGTACCTTGAGATCCCTCATGAGCCACAGGAAGTGGATTTATCTACGCGATGA
- a CDS encoding methyltransferase-like protein gives MKYVAVFASSASLANFRLPEFQFVAATLRVPITFLDDKIPWVAGGADTFWFSVFESPASRSELKALAERCALLRGVYTLFETAPTLEDLYACLEERHGSAAGSAGPSLASFPTTAATAFVGEDETTHLTSSTYSYQVETIGKKYSADAKRAVAEAVLKRVPRAGEVEWRQPGRAYYIFLQHAVENAPPGAQGWVSNGPLLRVFHCRLCVESSRSALLATYDLRKRPYIGTTSMPPEESLMMVNMSGVCRGHYVYDPFCGTGSLLIAAAHYGARTFGSDADGRAMRAGTEKGKTSPQMQQQRRLALAAYTEEQLCVLTEEERVLPNMITNFKLYCLPPPDRARMNFSAWPRTWHACALRLGSGGIFDSIITDPPYGLREPRKRVVTTAATIPTAAAAAASTEAGSDNAAKQQAVSFSAYPTHEVLLDLVMFAATYLVVGGHLTFWHPTTDHYTDDELPSHPSLRIVCNIAQRVSLKVVRRLIVLRKVAPVPIPPPSRESCAATKSPDDLRVLMDATELPDNADYMHYRAKRERKRQAAHKYKASADASSPSTPATGVDVGSGSDGSNRRGRKQSRPDGQDKIVANRQRNIELRAAKQAASHLANASHKTVGHSRP, from the coding sequence ATGAAGTACGTGGCAGTCTTTGCCTCCTCGGCGAGTCTGGCCAACTTTCGGTTGCCAGAGTTTCAGTTTGTAgccgccacgctgcgcgTCCCCATCACGTTTCTGGACGACAAAATCCCATGGGTtgcaggcggcgccgatACGTTTTGGTTCAGTGTCTTCGAGTCGCCGGCGAGCCGTTCCGAGCTCAAGGCCCTCGCGGAGCGTTGCGCGCTGTTGCGCGGAGTGTACACGCTCTTTGAGACTGCCCCTACACTGGAGGACCTCTACGCGTGCCTCGAAGAGCGCCATGGTAGCGCGGCAGGATCTGCAGGCCCATCCCTGGCCTCCttccccaccaccgctgccaccgccttcGTCGGCGAGGACGAGACGACGCACCTCACGAGCTCGACATACTCCTACCAGGTAGAGACAATCGGCAAGAAGTACTCCGCGGACGCCAAGCGTGCAGTGGCGGAGGCAGTGCTGAAGCGTGTGCCGCGCGCTGGCGAGGTCGAGTGGCGACAGCCGGGGCGCGCCTACTACATATTCCTCCAGCACGCTGTCGAGAACGCGCCGCCTGGAGCGCAAGGATGGGTATCGAAtgggccgctgctgcgcgtctttcactgccgcctctgcgtcGAGTCCAGCCGCAGTGCGCTACTCGCTACGTACGACCTGCGAAAGCGGCCCTACATCGGCACCACCTCCATGCCGCCGGAGGAGTCGCTCATGATGGTGAACATGTCAGGCGTGTGTCGCGGCCACTACGTGTACGACCCGTTCTGCGGCACGGGCAGCCTGCtcatcgcggcggcgcactaCGGCGCCAGAACCTTCGGCTCAGACGCCGATGGACGGGCGATGCGGGCTGGCACGGAGAAAGGAAAGACGAGTCCAcagatgcagcagcaacgccgcctgGCGCTCGCGGCCTACACCGAGGAGCAGTTGTGCGTCttgacggaggaggagcgtgtGCTGCCAAACATGATCACCAACTTTAAGCTGTACTGCCTGCCACCGCCTGACAGAGCTCGCATGAACTTCTCCGCGTGGCCGCGGACGTGGCACGCCTGCGCGCTGCGTCTCGGCTCCGGCGGCATCTTCGACAGCATCATCACGGACCCGCCGTACGGCTTACGCGAGCCGCGCAAGAGGGTGGTAACGACGGCTGCCACCATcccaacggcagcggcagcggcggcttctACGGAGGCTGGCAGCGACAACGCCGCCAAGCAGCAAGCTGTCAGTTTCTCTGCCTACCCCACCcacgaggtgctgctggatcTCGTCATGTTCGCTGCCACGTACCTCGTCGTCGGAGGCCATCTCACCTTCTGGCACCCAACCACCGATCACTACACGGACGACGAGCTACCCAGTCACCCATCCCTGCGCATTGTATGCAACATCGCGCAGCGGGTATCGCTCAAGgttgtgcgccgcctcatcgTTCTACGAAAGGTCGCACCGGTGCCGataccgccgccgtcacgcgAATCCTGCGCCGCGACGAAGTCCCCAGATGACCTGCGTGTGCTCATGGACGCAACGGAGCTGCCTGACAACGCGGACTACATGCACTACCGCGCCAAGCGCGAGCGGAAGCGCCAGGCAGCGCATAAGTACAAGGCGTCTGCAGAcgcctcttccccctccacccctgcCACAGGGGTGGatgtcggcagcggcagcgatggaaGCAACCGGCGCGGTCGAAAGCAGAGCCGGCCGGACGGGCAGGACAAGATTGTGGCAAATCGGCAGCGCAACATCGAGCTGCGggcggcgaagcaggcgGCCTCGCACCTCGCAAATGCGTCTCACAAGACGGTCGGCCATAGCCGACCGTGA